From Verrucomicrobiota bacterium, one genomic window encodes:
- a CDS encoding glycosyl hydrolase, translated as MGTWAVPNASRALASLRLAWYYTWESDTNRAAAPGAVEFVPMIWGAQYANDHEIERAKTMGSTNLLGFNEPDHRQQSRLTVEQALDLWPVLERSGLRLGSPATSGDPAKPGSWLERFIAGAEDRKYRVDFICVHWYGTGTDPATETDRLRAFLEGVHTKFQRPVWLTEFALVNWNRSKQAADAGTQAAFLSRALPMLDALPFLERYAWFALAPWRYGPEPVLTHLCNPDLTATVVGQIYRDHPKKP; from the coding sequence GTGGGTACTTGGGCGGTTCCCAATGCCAGCCGCGCTTTGGCAAGTTTGCGGTTGGCTTGGTACTATACCTGGGAGTCGGATACCAACCGGGCGGCGGCGCCCGGAGCAGTGGAGTTTGTGCCCATGATTTGGGGTGCCCAGTATGCCAATGACCATGAAATCGAGCGCGCCAAGACGATGGGATCCACCAACTTGCTCGGGTTCAATGAACCGGATCATCGCCAGCAATCCCGCCTGACCGTCGAACAGGCGCTTGACCTTTGGCCCGTCTTGGAACGCAGCGGTTTGCGATTGGGAAGTCCGGCGACCTCCGGCGATCCGGCAAAGCCTGGGAGTTGGTTGGAGCGATTCATCGCCGGGGCCGAGGACCGGAAATACCGCGTGGACTTCATCTGTGTTCACTGGTATGGCACCGGCACCGATCCCGCCACTGAAACGGACCGGTTGAGAGCTTTTCTCGAAGGGGTTCACACCAAGTTTCAGCGGCCGGTGTGGTTGACGGAATTTGCGTTGGTCAATTGGAACCGCAGCAAACAAGCCGCCGACGCGGGAACGCAGGCCGCCTTTCTGTCCCGCGCACTGCCCATGCTGGACGCGTTGCCATTTCTGGAGCGCTACGCGTGGTTTGCTCTGGCCCCATGGCGCTATGGCCCTGAGCCGGTGCTCACCCATCTGTGTAATCCCGACCTGACAGCCACGGTGGTTGGTCAAATTTATCGGGATCATCCAAAGAAACCTTAA
- a CDS encoding PEP-CTERM sorting domain-containing protein, with the protein MLVAALMLFGLVSSRAAVLSFDDLPGGRIPVNYGGLIWNDSWFVVGNEPPNYTANSLPSAVTSYDNMNGVSWTGLSYIDFTTPTVFNGAFFAGYFTIGYDLYSGGKVVATTPDAGIGGVPLYIASQYALPIDRVMIRGAQGYFMMDDFSFGAVPEPSTGLLLGVGVAGLALKRRKAKWSNNYGLVGKV; encoded by the coding sequence TTGCTGGTTGCAGCGCTCATGCTGTTTGGCCTGGTGTCGTCACGGGCGGCGGTGCTGAGTTTTGACGATCTGCCGGGCGGACGGATCCCCGTCAATTATGGCGGCCTGATCTGGAATGACAGTTGGTTTGTGGTTGGCAATGAGCCGCCTAACTACACGGCCAACTCTCTGCCATCAGCCGTCACCAGTTATGACAACATGAACGGGGTAAGCTGGACTGGCCTGTCATACATTGATTTCACAACACCGACGGTTTTCAACGGAGCGTTTTTCGCCGGCTACTTTACCATCGGTTACGATCTTTATTCGGGTGGAAAAGTGGTCGCCACCACGCCGGACGCAGGTATCGGGGGCGTGCCGCTTTATATCGCTTCCCAGTATGCGTTGCCGATTGACCGCGTGATGATCCGGGGAGCCCAAGGCTATTTCATGATGGATGATTTCAGCTTTGGGGCTGTCCCGGAGCCTTCCACCGGTCTCTTGCTAGGTGTTGGTGTGGCGGGCCTGGCGCTCAAGCGGCGGAAGGCCAAATGGAGCAATAACTATGGGTTGGTTGGCAAAGTATGA
- a CDS encoding PEP-CTERM sorting domain-containing protein: MAATLPGVCATQFINLDFESAQVGNLAAGQGEFVQVSNAFPGWKFYVGNEERPNAYHNGSSLGANSVSILGPNFGAPNQILSGNYTALLQGAYNYNLDRASASLAQVGEVPDWANSIQFKLSAWPGDFRISLAGNNLPLFVVETNAAYKVMGADVSWYKGAACELRFTSFYQGVQYVNYDLLDDIVFSSDAVPEPGTLALWCVGGLIGYTLGRKRRVP, from the coding sequence TTGGCGGCCACACTGCCAGGGGTTTGTGCCACGCAATTCATCAACCTCGATTTCGAATCTGCGCAGGTTGGAAATCTCGCTGCTGGGCAAGGCGAATTCGTTCAGGTTAGTAATGCATTTCCCGGCTGGAAATTTTATGTCGGCAATGAAGAACGCCCTAATGCCTATCATAATGGCTCTAGTCTTGGCGCTAACAGCGTCTCCATTCTCGGCCCGAACTTTGGTGCGCCTAATCAAATTCTCAGCGGGAACTACACCGCCTTGCTTCAAGGCGCCTATAATTATAATTTAGACCGCGCCAGCGCCTCTCTAGCCCAAGTCGGAGAGGTACCAGATTGGGCAAATTCCATCCAGTTTAAACTATCCGCCTGGCCGGGTGATTTTCGCATCTCATTGGCTGGAAACAATCTGCCACTATTTGTGGTGGAAACCAATGCGGCATACAAAGTGATGGGGGCGGATGTGTCTTGGTATAAGGGAGCTGCGTGTGAACTACGGTTCACCTCGTTTTATCAAGGTGTCCAATATGTCAATTATGATTTATTGGACGACATTGTGTTTTCCTCCGACGCTGTTCCCGAACCCGGCACTCTGGCGCTCTGGTGCGTCGGAGGTTTGATCGGTTACACGCTCGGCAGAAAACGAAGAGTGCCCTGA
- a CDS encoding PEP-CTERM sorting domain-containing protein, with product MNKRLLNPLRLVLLGIFAAANVPAAVSFVNLNFEDAQIPIVPSGQAGTTESVANALPGWRAFIGVNESATVWHNSVPLGSTRVIVFGPYFDTWGILSDNYSACVGGAYNYFPDQRDASITQTGTVPVWANGIQFMVSPWAHAFTVSLAGNVLPTVTVSSNASYMVWGADISAYAGSTTELRFTSLYDGTGLPNLTSLDDIQFMAEAVPEPGTIALFALGGIGLFLAARRRDS from the coding sequence ATGAACAAGCGCCTATTGAATCCACTGCGTTTGGTTTTGCTGGGGATATTTGCAGCCGCAAATGTTCCGGCAGCAGTTTCTTTCGTCAATTTGAATTTTGAAGATGCCCAAATACCCATTGTGCCTTCGGGTCAAGCCGGGACTACTGAATCTGTTGCCAACGCCCTGCCCGGATGGCGCGCATTTATTGGAGTAAACGAATCCGCTACCGTATGGCACAATAGTGTTCCGCTTGGATCCACGCGGGTAATCGTGTTTGGACCATATTTTGACACTTGGGGTATTCTTTCCGATAACTATTCAGCATGTGTTGGCGGTGCATACAACTATTTTCCCGATCAGCGTGACGCGTCGATCACCCAGACCGGCACGGTTCCTGTGTGGGCTAACGGCATTCAGTTTATGGTATCTCCATGGGCGCATGCTTTCACGGTATCTTTGGCCGGCAATGTCCTGCCCACCGTGACCGTTTCGTCCAACGCCAGTTACATGGTCTGGGGCGCGGATATTTCAGCCTATGCGGGGAGCACAACCGAGTTACGTTTTACTTCCCTGTACGACGGCACGGGTTTGCCTAATTTGACCAGCCTTGATGACATTCAATTTATGGCGGAGGCTGTCCCTGAACCCGGCACCATCGCGTTGTTTGCCCTTGGCGGCATTGGGCTGTTTCTAGCCGCAAGACGCCGTGACTCATGA
- a CDS encoding PEP-CTERM sorting domain-containing protein, which produces MHKTKPRNFVPPIFICAALLIIPRLASAEILFTNLGFESAKIVPIPDDVYGRVQFDQAVPGWTAYIGSEPQTMILYNNMYLSSSGFALMKTNGYVYDGKYAMVLQTGLRTGQQNVSLSQTGLIPAGTQSLQFKSSGERYASFDVGINGQALPLVILQTFAGYDLYAADISQFAGQTVELKFNEYMVIGYPGELSLDSIIFSPVAVPEPASIALFGLGGIGLFLAARRRDS; this is translated from the coding sequence ATGCATAAAACAAAACCACGAAATTTTGTCCCTCCGATTTTCATCTGCGCGGCATTGCTTATTATCCCAAGGCTAGCCAGTGCCGAAATCCTATTCACGAACCTGGGTTTTGAATCGGCAAAAATTGTGCCAATTCCTGATGATGTTTATGGGCGGGTGCAATTTGATCAAGCCGTACCAGGGTGGACTGCGTATATTGGCTCCGAGCCGCAAACAATGATCTTGTACAACAATATGTACCTCAGCTCATCAGGGTTCGCATTAATGAAAACAAATGGATATGTTTACGATGGAAAATATGCCATGGTGTTGCAGACGGGCCTTCGGACAGGTCAGCAAAATGTTTCATTATCACAAACCGGATTAATCCCTGCAGGGACGCAGTCCCTGCAGTTCAAATCCTCTGGGGAACGCTATGCGTCGTTTGATGTTGGAATCAATGGACAGGCTCTGCCCCTCGTTATTCTGCAAACATTTGCGGGTTATGATCTTTATGCTGCAGACATTTCCCAGTTTGCAGGTCAAACGGTTGAACTGAAATTCAATGAATACATGGTCATTGGCTATCCGGGAGAGCTTTCTTTGGATTCAATCATTTTCTCACCTGTAGCCGTGCCAGAGCCAGCCTCGATCGCGTTGTTTGGCCTTGGCGGAATTGGGCTGTTTCTAGCCGCAAGACGCCGTGACTCATGA
- a CDS encoding PEP-CTERM sorting domain-containing protein — translation MKIINTIFSSFMLAISWWPLTSNAQAFINLGFESAVIKPIPDPSHVEWDAAMPGWSGYYGDLYTGVHQRTSLLYNTLNIGSPGIALLGPESGYHIEGNYCLALQTGGADYATDVYITQTGVIPNNANSLQFIGSTARNGFAVSLNGQTINMAVMKAFGSSYYLYGADVSGLAGQTVELRITDITAFASPSLFIIDSFNFSPEAVPEPGTIALLCLGSIGLFLAARRRAS, via the coding sequence ATGAAAATCATAAACACAATTTTCTCCAGTTTCATGCTCGCCATTTCATGGTGGCCGCTGACGAGTAACGCCCAGGCCTTCATAAATTTAGGGTTTGAATCAGCCGTGATTAAACCCATACCCGACCCGAGCCATGTGGAATGGGACGCTGCAATGCCTGGGTGGTCAGGCTATTATGGAGACCTATATACTGGTGTACACCAGCGAACATCGTTGCTTTACAATACGCTCAATATCGGCTCGCCCGGCATCGCTTTGCTTGGCCCTGAGTCTGGTTATCATATTGAAGGGAACTATTGTTTGGCACTTCAGACTGGTGGTGCCGATTATGCTACAGATGTCTATATAACACAAACTGGAGTCATACCAAATAATGCGAACTCCCTTCAATTTATAGGTTCCACAGCAAGAAATGGTTTTGCTGTTTCTCTGAACGGACAAACAATCAACATGGCTGTGATGAAGGCCTTCGGAAGTTCTTATTACCTATACGGTGCTGATGTCTCAGGCCTTGCTGGGCAAACTGTTGAATTACGAATAACTGATATTACTGCATTTGCATCCCCCAGTCTGTTCATTATTGATTCTTTCAATTTTTCACCCGAGGCTGTTCCTGAACCCGGCACCATCGCTTTACTTTGCCTGGGTAGCATTGGGCTGTTTCTAGCCGCAAGACGCCGCGCCTCATGA
- a CDS encoding PEP-CTERM sorting domain-containing protein has protein sequence MKTINTIFSSFMLAISWWPLMSNAQAFINLGFESAVIKPIPDPSHVEWDAAMPGWSGYYGDTYTGIKKRTSLVYNDVSIGYPSIDLLGPGSGYHINGNYCVLLQTGVAFYFTDVYLTQTGIVPADANSLQFVGSNPRNGFGISLNGQPIAMSVQKTVGNYYQYVGDISGFAGQTVELKITDIAVAGSIGDFFIDSIAFSTEAVPEPGTIALLGLGGVGMFLVTRRRVS, from the coding sequence ATGAAAACCATAAACACAATTTTCTCCAGTTTCATGCTCGCCATATCATGGTGGCCGCTGATGAGTAACGCCCAAGCCTTCATAAATTTAGGGTTTGAATCAGCCGTGATTAAACCCATACCCGACCCGAGCCATGTGGAATGGGACGCTGCAATGCCTGGGTGGTCAGGATATTATGGAGATACTTATACTGGGATTAAAAAACGCACGTCTCTGGTTTACAATGACGTCAGTATTGGCTACCCAAGTATAGATTTATTGGGGCCAGGGAGTGGATATCATATCAATGGAAATTATTGCGTGTTGCTTCAAACTGGTGTCGCATTCTATTTTACCGATGTGTACCTGACGCAAACCGGGATTGTTCCCGCTGACGCAAACTCTCTACAATTTGTAGGCTCCAATCCACGCAATGGTTTTGGCATTTCACTAAACGGACAACCCATTGCCATGTCGGTGCAGAAGACCGTTGGAAATTATTATCAGTACGTCGGTGATATTTCAGGCTTTGCCGGTCAAACAGTGGAGTTGAAAATTACGGATATTGCCGTGGCGGGTTCGATAGGTGATTTTTTTATTGATTCCATCGCCTTTTCCACCGAAGCCGTCCCTGAGCCTGGCACCATCGCGTTGCTTGGCCTTGGCGGCGTTGGTATGTTTCTGGTTACTCGACGCCGTGTCTCATGA
- a CDS encoding PEP-CTERM sorting domain-containing protein (PEP-CTERM proteins occur, often in large numbers, in the proteomes of bacteria that also encode an exosortase, a predicted intramembrane cysteine proteinase. The presence of a PEP-CTERM domain at a protein's C-terminus predicts cleavage within the sorting domain, followed by covalent anchoring to some some component of the (usually Gram-negative) cell surface. Many PEP-CTERM proteins exhibit an unusual sequence composition that includes large numbers of potential glycosylation sites. Expression of one such protein has been shown restore the ability of a bacterium to form floc, a type of biofilm.): protein MKRSSALLKPILALLGIFVFHANPVLGEVAFQNLNFENATVPNLPPDSANPSEDATAAFPGWRIFYGSYEQTTVVHNTVPLGSTRVMIFGPNYKYQGIISGKYSACLAGAYNYYPDQRNASIAQTGTVPVWANGIQFMVSPWAHAFTVSLAGNVLPTVPVSSNANFMVWGADISAYAGSTTELRFTSLYDGTGSPNLTSLDDIQFMAEAVPEPGTIALCCAGGMMGWWLLGRGRRTGKQQNVG from the coding sequence ATGAAAAGGTCATCAGCATTGTTAAAACCTATTTTGGCACTTTTAGGAATATTCGTTTTCCATGCCAACCCAGTCTTGGGCGAGGTTGCATTTCAAAACCTTAATTTTGAAAATGCGACGGTCCCTAATTTGCCACCAGACAGTGCCAATCCAAGTGAAGACGCGACCGCAGCGTTTCCAGGATGGCGAATTTTTTATGGCAGCTATGAGCAAACCACCGTTGTCCACAATACAGTTCCATTAGGCTCTACCAGGGTCATGATATTCGGTCCAAATTATAAATACCAAGGCATTATATCTGGAAAATATTCTGCCTGTCTTGCTGGTGCCTACAACTATTATCCTGATCAACGTAATGCCTCTATCGCCCAAACCGGCACGGTTCCTGTGTGGGCTAATGGCATCCAGTTCATGGTATCTCCATGGGCGCATGCTTTCACGGTATCTTTGGCCGGTAATGTATTGCCAACAGTGCCCGTCTCCTCCAACGCCAATTTCATGGTCTGGGGTGCGGATATTTCAGCCTATGCGGGGAGCACAACCGAATTACGTTTTACTTCCCTGTACGACGGCACGGGTTCACCTAATTTGACCAGCCTTGATGACATTCAATTTATGGCGGAGGCTGTTCCCGAGCCTGGCACCATCGCTTTATGCTGTGCCGGAGGTATGATGGGCTGGTGGTTGCTGGGGCGGGGACGAAGAACCGGTAAACAGCAAAACGTGGGTTAA
- a CDS encoding PEP-CTERM sorting domain-containing protein (PEP-CTERM proteins occur, often in large numbers, in the proteomes of bacteria that also encode an exosortase, a predicted intramembrane cysteine proteinase. The presence of a PEP-CTERM domain at a protein's C-terminus predicts cleavage within the sorting domain, followed by covalent anchoring to some some component of the (usually Gram-negative) cell surface. Many PEP-CTERM proteins exhibit an unusual sequence composition that includes large numbers of potential glycosylation sites. Expression of one such protein has been shown restore the ability of a bacterium to form floc, a type of biofilm.) produces the protein MPEERNVSVSQTGTIPNWANSIKFLVNANAHDFTVAMNGNPLYMQKLTTSGSYATWGADASAYVGQTVDLRFTSQYIYGTVNPVWLDDIQFSTDMVPEPSALALLCGGGMVCLWMMGWRRKPGIQHNDAG, from the coding sequence TTGCCAGAAGAACGTAATGTCTCTGTTTCCCAAACGGGTACCATTCCCAATTGGGCTAACAGCATCAAGTTCCTTGTCAATGCCAATGCACATGACTTTACGGTGGCGATGAATGGGAACCCCCTGTACATGCAAAAACTAACCACCAGCGGCAGTTATGCTACGTGGGGAGCTGATGCTTCCGCGTATGTGGGACAGACCGTTGATTTGCGATTCACCTCGCAATACATTTACGGTACGGTTAATCCCGTTTGGCTCGATGACATTCAATTCTCAACCGATATGGTTCCAGAACCTAGTGCATTGGCTCTATTGTGTGGCGGGGGCATGGTTTGCTTGTGGATGATGGGGTGGAGACGAAAACCTGGTATTCAGCACAACGACGCTGGCTAA
- a CDS encoding PEP-CTERM sorting domain-containing protein (PEP-CTERM proteins occur, often in large numbers, in the proteomes of bacteria that also encode an exosortase, a predicted intramembrane cysteine proteinase. The presence of a PEP-CTERM domain at a protein's C-terminus predicts cleavage within the sorting domain, followed by covalent anchoring to some some component of the (usually Gram-negative) cell surface. Many PEP-CTERM proteins exhibit an unusual sequence composition that includes large numbers of potential glycosylation sites. Expression of one such protein has been shown restore the ability of a bacterium to form floc, a type of biofilm.), with protein MKSYPSFPILLVLGLLVCHVDRSLAGVTFQNLDFEQASIPDLASNQTSDELVVNALPSWRAFAGMYEVSTMYHNSIPIGSTRIIIFGPFYRHPEQILSGKYSACLAGAYNYFPDQRDASIAQTGTVPGWANGIQFKVDIWAHAFTVSLAGNVLPTVTVSSNASYMVWGADISAYAGSTTELRFTSLYDGTGSPNLTSLDDIQFMAEAVPEPGTLALWCVGGLIGWSTLGRKRRVT; from the coding sequence ATGAAAAGTTATCCTTCATTTCCCATTTTATTAGTGTTAGGGTTACTAGTTTGCCATGTTGACAGGTCGTTGGCAGGGGTCACCTTCCAAAATCTGGATTTTGAACAAGCTTCAATCCCGGACCTGGCATCAAACCAGACTTCCGATGAGTTAGTAGTTAATGCTTTGCCTAGTTGGCGCGCATTTGCCGGTATGTATGAAGTCTCCACAATGTACCATAATAGCATTCCCATTGGGTCGACGAGAATAATCATTTTCGGTCCATTTTATCGGCATCCCGAACAAATCCTTTCCGGTAAATATTCTGCCTGTCTTGCTGGTGCATACAACTATTTTCCCGATCAGCGTGACGCCTCCATCGCCCAGACCGGCACGGTGCCCGGGTGGGCCAATGGTATTCAGTTCAAAGTGGATATTTGGGCGCATGCCTTCACGGTTTCTTTGGCCGGCAATGTCCTGCCCACCGTGACCGTTTCGTCCAACGCCAGTTACATGGTCTGGGGCGCGGATATTTCAGCCTATGCGGGTAGCACAACCGAATTACGTTTTACTTCCCTGTACGACGGCACGGGTTCACCTAATTTGACCAGCCTTGATGACATTCAATTTATGGCGGAGGCTGTTCCTGAACCGGGCACCCTGGCGCTCTGGTGCGTTGGAGGTTTGATCGGTTGGTCCACGCTCGGCAGAAAACGAAGAGTGACCTGA